DNA from Silene latifolia isolate original U9 population unplaced genomic scaffold, ASM4854445v1 scaffold_684, whole genome shotgun sequence:
gcacacttgtctcagacaagtgggagattgttggagtatgtgtcctcaacaatagtgcgatcacatatttaaatctcataataagaatacataagggatgatacattatatagtcaactgatcaatattTATCGGTactgattggctgactagagtttgacgttactgtcgtttgacggtggtcatctgttgatcccttgaggtcacacctataggatagaACCCAAATTATTAActgatcaaatgtatttgatacaAAGTTGATCGAtccctaatatatatatatatatatatatatatatatatatatatatatatatatatatatatatatatatatatatatatatatatatatatatatatatatataattgtgtgagtttgttgaagtcgagtttagaactcgagtcaacacaagtttattattcaattatgcgatgattgactaaagaaattatatcttattacaatgttattaaataaaattttatttaataattaagTGTTAATTCGTTAAATTAACCGAGGTTTGTTATTTTTAGAGGTAGAGGTTATTCATTGATTATATTTTACAAAGGgttgtaaattaatttaattggacATTAAAGGACTCATTATATTTTAATATAATGACATAATTATTACTTAAGAGTTAAGTGtatattaattattagtttatattatataattgttatatgatcaaaCTAATATTTATTTATGCAAGATAAATAAATATATGATTCTTATATTTGTGTGACAAACATTACAAAATTAAAATGGTCCATTTATACTTATGTTGGCCAAAAATATAGTGTTGTTGGACAAcactttatttttgtcttttctttAATCAACCACTTGCATGTAATCATTCACCTAattgcatgcttatgacataactTACTCTAATGCAATGATGCCTATGTTTACATGCAaaattaaaataagaaaaagtAATAGCCCACTAATGGATATGGGGTGCCGGTTTTGTGAGGCTTTTAAGAGCaattttgttgctcattttttttGTTCTATGTTTATGAAAACATCTCTTTAATATTCTCACACaaccgtattattattattatattactagagtagtaataaatATAACCTTAAGGGATTTAATTTCTTGTAATATCGAGTTAATATTATAGAAATATTTGGGTGAAATCTTAGATGCAATCAATAGGAGAGTTTCTAATTTGaaacttggaggatcatccttttattcatagctcaagaacaaggttggaaggagtccatccttgtgcccatattttcgtgtcattcaatgtaaggaaaacatTATTTTCCCTCCTTActcttattttgtttgcatgcaactATATTCATAACATCTAAATTAATAAGTAACTTAGATctatattagaagagtctaataagagggttAAAGAACCTAACACATTGGTTGCTGCAATGTGCTTTATAAAATCATCTATAAAGTAATATGTAATAGGTTAGCTATTGTGTTTCCAAACACTGTGAGTGAGACCCAGAGTGCTTTTATTAAAAGAAGGGACATTATGAATAACATCCTTATTTGTCATGACTTGGTCAAACTTTATAAGAGGAAGTCCTAATCTCCAAGATGCATAATAAAGGTAGATTTAAAAAAATCGCATGACTCAGTGGAATGGAGCTTCATTGAGCAAATGCTGAAAGCTTTAAACTTTCCTGAGAAAATGGTAACTTGGATTGTGGCTTATGTGTCCACTCCCTGGTTCACTATTTCTCAAAATGGATCTTGTTTTGGCTACtttcaaggaaagagagggaTTAGGCAGGGAGATCCAATGTCCCCTTTGCTTTTTACCTTATGTATGGAATATCTGAGTAGAAGGATTACTAAAGTTATTAGTAGAGTTGAGTTCAACTATCACCCTTTATACAGACCTTTAAAATTGAACCATCTTTGTTTTGCTGATGACCTTTTGATGTTTTGTAGAGGAAATAGGACATCTATTAAGGTGCTATTAAGGGCATTTGCTACTTTTTCTTATTCCTCTGGATTGGAAATGAATAATGAGAAGTCTGACATTTATTTTAATGGCATTGCACAAGGGGAGGTGGATTACATTCTCAGGATTTCTGTGTTTAAAGCAGGGATATTCCGTTTTAGATACCTAGGAATTCCTATCTCTTATAAAATAATGGGCATAGAAGATTGTACAAGATTAGTTGAGAAAGTTGTGGCAACAATAAGAGGATGGGGGCCAAGATGCTTAGTTATACAGGGAGACTTTTACTTATTAAGGCAGTCTTAATCTAACTGCATACCTACTGGACTAGAATCTGTCATTCTAGTCACTATTATTGATAGGATATAAGGGATTTGGAGGAATTATCTATGTTCTGGTTCTGAGCAATATATTAAAACTCCTTCTGTTGGCTGGGACAAAATCTATAAGGAGAAGAAGAGTGGTGGATTGTGCATAGTTATTTCCAGAATTTGGAATACTGCCATGATTGGCAAATATACTGGCTGGTTGGCAATGAAAACTAATCATCTATGGATCAGGTGG
Protein-coding regions in this window:
- the LOC141639987 gene encoding putative mitochondrial protein AtMg01250 — encoded protein: MVTWIVAYVSTPWFTISQNGSCFGYFQGKRGIRQGDPMSPLLFTLCMEYLSRRITKVISRVEFNYHPLYRPLKLNHLCFADDLLMFCRGNRTSIKVLLRAFATFSYSSGLEMNNEKSDIYFNGIAQGEVDYILRISVFKAGIFRFRYLGIPISYKIMGIEDCTRLVEKVVATIRGWGPRCLVIQGDFYLLRQS